The Sphingomicrobium aestuariivivum DNA window CGCCCATGGCCCAAAGTCGGTATCAACCCGCTACTGATCTGATGGTGCCGCCCGTTCGTCGAAACGGGCGGCACCTTTTCATGCGGCCTTCATTGAAATGATGCGATGCACAACTAGGTGTCGTGCGCCGACAGGCGGTGGGATTTCCCACCAACTTGACGGTGGCTTGATGACGGAAAGTCTAGAAATCCGCCATTGAGCGCAACTGGCACGATGAATGCAAAGTGTTCGGCGAGGCGGAATTCACCGCCAGTCGATGAGGGAATGACCAGATGAGCAACATGTTTCTGCGCAACGATACGATCTTCGGTGTTTGCGAAGCGCTGGGCGAGGACTTCGGGTTCAACCCCAACTATCTGCGCGTTGCGCTGATCCTGCCGATCTTCTGGTTCCCGACCGAAGTCGCGATCACCTATGCTGCGCTCGGCCTTGTCGTCCTGGCCTCGCGTTTCCTGTTCAAGGACAACAAGGTCGCGGTCGAACAGGCTGAAGCGAGCGCCCCGCTCGTCACCGCCAACCCCGCCAACCAGCCCGACGGCGCGATTGCCGAAGCCGCGTAATCATTCCCTTGCGCTACGGGACGGGCCCCCTCGCCTGTCCCGTTTCGGCGCAGATATTAACCCGTCTGACCAAAAGGTTTCCGCCTTGG harbors:
- a CDS encoding PspC domain-containing protein, whose amino-acid sequence is MSNMFLRNDTIFGVCEALGEDFGFNPNYLRVALILPIFWFPTEVAITYAALGLVVLASRFLFKDNKVAVEQAEASAPLVTANPANQPDGAIAEAA